The proteins below come from a single Burkholderia sp. PAMC 26561 genomic window:
- a CDS encoding ArsR/SmtB family transcription factor, whose amino-acid sequence MDIDAIHKALANPVRREILAWLNEPGVYFSEQDMLLENGVCAGQIYARCNMSQSTVSAHLATLHKAGLVTSKKVGQWIFFKRDDAVINAFLEQLHRTL is encoded by the coding sequence ATGGACATCGACGCTATTCACAAAGCCCTGGCCAATCCGGTGCGCCGCGAGATCCTCGCGTGGCTCAACGAACCCGGGGTTTATTTCAGCGAGCAGGACATGCTGCTGGAGAATGGCGTGTGTGCGGGGCAGATCTATGCACGCTGCAATATGTCGCAATCCACGGTATCGGCTCATCTGGCAACGCTTCACAAGGCGGGTCTGGTCACGTCGAAAAAAGTTGGCCAGTGGATCTTTTTCAAGCGCGACGACGCGGTAATCAACGCGTTTCTCGAACAGTTGCACCGCACGCTCTAA
- a CDS encoding dihydrofolate reductase family protein, translating to MKPYIVCHMMSSVDGRSLTDGWHLDYASDLYESTAATFEADGWICGRVTMQEIAHGDGYPKGLAEEPVPRTNHFAKRGADQYAISIDPKGLVEWKSDTALKSHIIEVVTEQVADDYLAYLQSIGVSYVFGGKTDIDLGHVIETLADELGVKKLIVEGGSHVSGAFVNAGLVDEVSVLILPLVDGRTEHPSSFEVSMDAWKQPAYLTLTSVEQTANDGVWLRYTQKTK from the coding sequence ATGAAGCCCTATATTGTTTGCCACATGATGTCTTCCGTCGATGGTCGCAGTCTCACTGACGGCTGGCACCTCGACTATGCTTCCGACTTGTACGAAAGCACCGCTGCCACGTTCGAGGCCGACGGCTGGATTTGCGGACGCGTCACGATGCAGGAAATCGCGCATGGCGACGGTTATCCGAAGGGCCTCGCCGAGGAACCCGTTCCGCGCACGAATCATTTCGCCAAACGCGGTGCCGACCAGTACGCCATTTCTATTGATCCGAAGGGACTGGTCGAGTGGAAATCGGACACCGCGCTCAAATCGCACATCATCGAAGTCGTGACCGAGCAGGTCGCGGACGACTATCTTGCGTACCTTCAGTCCATTGGTGTGTCGTATGTTTTCGGTGGCAAGACGGACATCGACCTGGGTCATGTGATCGAAACGCTCGCAGATGAGCTCGGCGTAAAAAAGCTGATCGTGGAGGGCGGTTCCCATGTAAGCGGTGCGTTCGTGAATGCCGGTCTTGTCGATGAGGTCAGCGTGCTGATCTTGCCGCTCGTCGATGGCCGCACCGAACATCCGTCGTCGTTCGAAGTTTCGATGGACGCATGGAAACAGCCGGCGTACCTCACGCTGACGTCAGTTGAACAGACGGCCAACGATGGCGTGTGGCTGCGCTACACGCAAAAAACGAAGTAA
- a CDS encoding alpha/beta hydrolase fold domain-containing protein, giving the protein MDPTEHADADMKDVLNAFESLNPKPIEDCTPDEARQQPTVTDAVMKLMQERGITPPPAVQQVQTQDIMIPGAAGENPARVYKPAGEGPFPVILYFHGGGFVFADIDVYNATPRSIAAQTNALPGVDSLLVSGGRLWFHRASTHSPPAHGPEADSIFHRAV; this is encoded by the coding sequence ATGGACCCGACCGAGCATGCCGACGCCGACATGAAGGACGTGCTCAACGCATTCGAGAGCCTGAACCCGAAGCCAATCGAAGATTGCACTCCAGACGAAGCGCGTCAGCAACCTACCGTCACCGACGCCGTGATGAAGCTGATGCAGGAACGCGGCATCACGCCACCGCCAGCCGTACAGCAGGTGCAGACACAGGACATCATGATTCCGGGCGCGGCAGGCGAAAACCCCGCACGTGTCTACAAGCCTGCGGGCGAAGGCCCGTTCCCCGTGATCCTGTATTTCCACGGCGGCGGCTTCGTGTTTGCCGACATCGACGTCTACAATGCAACGCCGCGTTCCATCGCCGCGCAGACGAATGCGTTACCTGGGGTAGATAGTCTGCTGGTATCGGGCGGCCGGTTGTGGTTTCATCGTGCTTCGACTCACTCGCCGCCCGCCCATGGACCTGAAGCAGATTCAATATTTCATCGCGCTGTTTGA
- a CDS encoding LysR family transcriptional regulator, translating to MDLKQIQYFIALFEDGSVTRAARRLNIVQPALSMQISKLEAELNQPLFERGPHGMTPTDAARLMYRLYVPIIRDIDHAREQLSSTDVIVTGRVSLGMVASEAESVLPESLATFNALFPQVEVSVADGFSAQLIDAVEAGRLDAAVINKPRGRLTLDTRALLDEEMVLVVSATHGRVLPDEIDLSRLGDLELVLPTRRNGLRGALDAALLNADIVIKPKFEIDLLTTIVQFVEQSSVATIMPRVVVQRKVDDGVLRIHRIANPVIVRQIVCVSHPKRPLGSAASALIDIITEDIRRVTTAP from the coding sequence ATGGACCTGAAGCAGATTCAATATTTCATCGCGCTGTTTGAAGATGGTTCGGTCACGCGCGCTGCGAGGCGGCTCAATATCGTTCAGCCCGCATTGAGCATGCAGATTTCGAAGCTCGAGGCGGAATTGAATCAGCCGCTCTTCGAACGAGGCCCGCATGGCATGACGCCGACCGACGCGGCGCGCCTCATGTACCGGCTGTATGTGCCGATCATTCGTGACATCGACCACGCGCGCGAGCAGCTCAGCAGCACGGACGTGATCGTCACGGGACGCGTGTCGCTGGGCATGGTGGCATCGGAAGCGGAAAGCGTATTGCCCGAGTCGCTCGCGACCTTCAATGCACTGTTTCCGCAAGTCGAGGTATCGGTGGCGGACGGCTTTAGCGCACAACTGATCGATGCCGTGGAAGCCGGACGGCTCGACGCCGCGGTCATCAACAAGCCGCGCGGACGTCTCACGCTCGATACCCGCGCGTTACTCGACGAAGAAATGGTTCTCGTGGTCAGTGCAACCCACGGTCGCGTTCTGCCCGACGAGATCGACCTGTCCAGGCTCGGCGACCTCGAGCTAGTGCTGCCGACGCGGCGCAACGGCTTGCGCGGCGCACTCGACGCCGCGCTTCTCAACGCGGATATCGTGATCAAGCCGAAGTTCGAGATCGACCTGTTGACCACGATCGTGCAGTTCGTGGAACAGAGCAGCGTGGCGACCATCATGCCGCGCGTGGTCGTGCAGCGCAAAGTGGACGACGGCGTGCTGCGGATTCACCGGATTGCGAACCCGGTTATCGTGCGGCAGATCGTGTGCGTCAGTCACCCGAAGCGGCCGCTTGGGTCTGCGGCGAGCGCCCTCATCGATATCATCACGGAAGACATTCGCCGCGTGACTACCGCACCCTGA
- a CDS encoding MFS transporter, with amino-acid sequence MSVAAQESTAVPEVNSRQVMGAVVASCLGWALDLFDLFVLLYVAPVVGRLFFPSEHAMLSLAAVYASFAVTLLMRPLGSAWFGSYADRHGRKGAMILAVVGVGISTALFGVLPTVAQAGLAAPILFLLLRLVQGVFVGGVVASTHTIGTESVAPKYRGAVSGLIGGGGAGLGALLASIVFLTMSAIFPGELFDVWGWRCMFFTGIISSVLGLFVFNTLEESPLWQKLAAEKAAKAANRDPSVPVEVIRSPIKTLFSREYRGILFVNLLLTIGGGSGYYLTSGYLPTFLKVVSHAPNGAAAAILMIASVGVLLASVAAGHLSTFIGRKSAFIWIGLVRLVALPALFLLLPTAQSITMIGLYAVILSALGSAGYAPILIFLNERFPTAIRATGTGLSWNIGFAIGGMMPTAVSLVAKDPSELPMTLAIFVGVISVIFLVGAFIVPETLGKLENNARAVH; translated from the coding sequence ATGTCCGTTGCAGCTCAGGAAAGCACCGCCGTGCCCGAGGTCAACTCGCGGCAGGTCATGGGTGCAGTGGTAGCCTCGTGCCTGGGTTGGGCACTCGATCTTTTCGATCTGTTCGTGCTCCTGTATGTCGCGCCGGTGGTCGGCCGGCTGTTCTTCCCGTCCGAACACGCCATGCTTTCGCTGGCGGCAGTATATGCGTCGTTTGCCGTGACCCTGTTGATGCGGCCGCTCGGTTCGGCATGGTTCGGCTCTTATGCGGACCGTCATGGACGCAAGGGCGCGATGATTCTCGCAGTCGTTGGCGTGGGGATATCGACGGCGCTTTTCGGGGTGTTGCCAACGGTCGCGCAAGCCGGACTCGCCGCGCCAATCCTCTTTCTTCTGTTGCGCCTCGTGCAGGGCGTGTTCGTAGGTGGCGTGGTGGCGTCCACGCATACCATCGGCACGGAGTCCGTTGCGCCCAAGTATCGAGGCGCGGTCTCGGGATTGATCGGCGGCGGCGGTGCAGGGCTCGGTGCGCTGCTCGCGTCCATTGTGTTCCTGACCATGTCCGCAATCTTCCCCGGCGAACTGTTCGATGTCTGGGGATGGCGCTGCATGTTCTTCACCGGCATCATCAGCTCGGTGCTCGGCCTGTTCGTTTTCAATACGCTCGAGGAGTCGCCGCTCTGGCAGAAGCTTGCGGCAGAGAAGGCGGCCAAGGCCGCGAATCGTGATCCGTCGGTGCCGGTCGAAGTGATTCGATCGCCGATCAAGACGCTGTTTTCCCGCGAATATCGCGGCATTCTTTTCGTGAACCTGCTGCTCACGATTGGCGGCGGCAGCGGCTATTACCTCACGTCGGGCTACCTTCCTACCTTTCTAAAGGTGGTCAGCCACGCACCCAACGGAGCGGCCGCGGCCATCCTGATGATCGCAAGCGTGGGAGTGCTGCTGGCCTCGGTCGCAGCGGGCCATCTGAGCACCTTCATTGGACGCAAGAGTGCGTTCATCTGGATCGGACTCGTGCGTCTCGTCGCGTTACCCGCGTTGTTCCTGTTGTTGCCTACTGCGCAAAGCATCACGATGATCGGCCTCTACGCCGTGATACTGAGTGCGCTCGGCAGCGCGGGTTATGCGCCTATCCTGATCTTCCTGAATGAACGATTTCCCACCGCGATCCGCGCAACGGGAACGGGCCTCTCGTGGAACATCGGCTTTGCAATCGGCGGGATGATGCCGACGGCCGTGTCGCTCGTCGCGAAGGACCCGAGTGAATTGCCCATGACGCTGGCTATTTTTGTCGGTGTGATCAGCGTGATCTTTCTAGTTGGCGCTTTCATTGTTCCGGAAACGCTCGGCAAGCTGGAGAACAACGCGCGAGCCGTACATTGA
- a CDS encoding GMC family oxidoreductase gives MEAFDYVIVGGGSAGCVLAHRLSAVPSLRVALIEAGADTPPGNVPAAILDSYPMPVFCGDTYIWPGLKARATRQAAERVYEQGRVMGGGSSINVQSANRGLPRDYDEWAENGAPGWAWDDVLPYFRKLESDTDFPADPLHGKDGPVAIRRIMPDEWPPFCHAFAKGLKSNGFATLQDQNAEFGDGLFPGAFSNFNDRRVTTATAYLDAATRKRPNLSIFANLRVERILMNGVTAHGVLAVAANGEKITFEAREVILAAGALQSPAMLLRAGIGNSKELDQLGIRCAIDLPGVGRNLQDHPSLTFCHFLEPQFRMPLTRRRASMTAARFTSGLEGCDVSDLYLSSATRAAWHALGNRLGLFFLWCNRPYSRGRVQLVSADSDIAPRVDLNLLDDERDIARLAIGVRLLAKVVEASGLGEDRRDFFPAAFSPRVKALSRVGKVNAILTSLLGALLDTPAPLRRLLIERFFTRGQGMASMLASDDALNAFIRANVFGVWHASGTCRMGVAGNRQAVVDTQGRVHGARGLRVVDASLMPRLPSANTNIPTIMIAEKIADTMLRERPPSAAGSKTIYLHATIS, from the coding sequence ATGGAGGCGTTCGACTACGTGATCGTGGGCGGCGGGTCGGCGGGATGCGTGCTTGCGCATCGGCTATCGGCCGTGCCGTCGCTGCGTGTCGCGTTGATCGAAGCGGGCGCGGACACGCCGCCGGGCAACGTGCCCGCAGCGATCCTAGACAGCTATCCCATGCCTGTGTTTTGCGGTGATACCTACATCTGGCCTGGACTGAAAGCCCGGGCTACAAGGCAAGCTGCTGAACGTGTGTACGAGCAAGGCCGTGTAATGGGCGGCGGTTCGAGTATCAACGTGCAATCGGCTAATCGCGGCTTGCCGCGCGACTACGATGAGTGGGCCGAGAACGGCGCGCCGGGCTGGGCGTGGGACGATGTCCTGCCGTACTTCCGCAAGCTGGAAAGCGACACAGATTTCCCCGCTGACCCGCTGCACGGCAAGGACGGTCCCGTTGCGATTCGCCGCATCATGCCTGATGAGTGGCCGCCGTTTTGCCACGCGTTTGCGAAGGGTTTGAAGAGCAATGGATTCGCAACACTGCAAGACCAGAATGCCGAATTCGGCGACGGTCTGTTTCCCGGGGCGTTTTCAAACTTCAACGACCGGCGTGTGACGACAGCGACGGCTTACCTCGATGCCGCCACGCGCAAGCGTCCGAACCTGTCGATCTTCGCGAACCTTCGCGTTGAACGCATCCTGATGAACGGCGTGACCGCGCATGGTGTTCTAGCAGTAGCGGCGAATGGCGAAAAGATCACGTTCGAAGCGCGAGAAGTGATCCTGGCAGCGGGCGCGCTGCAGTCGCCCGCCATGTTGCTGCGGGCGGGTATCGGGAATTCGAAGGAGCTCGATCAACTTGGTATTCGCTGCGCGATCGATTTACCCGGCGTCGGAAGGAATCTTCAGGACCATCCGTCGCTGACGTTTTGCCATTTCCTCGAACCGCAGTTCCGCATGCCGCTCACGCGTCGTCGCGCGAGCATGACGGCCGCGCGATTCACATCTGGCCTGGAAGGGTGCGACGTCTCGGACCTGTATTTATCGAGTGCAACGCGCGCCGCATGGCATGCGCTGGGCAATCGCCTCGGTTTGTTTTTCTTGTGGTGCAACCGGCCATATTCGCGCGGCCGTGTGCAACTCGTGTCCGCAGACTCCGACATCGCACCACGCGTGGACCTGAACCTGCTTGACGACGAACGCGATATCGCACGCCTTGCCATCGGCGTTCGCCTGCTCGCCAAAGTGGTCGAAGCATCGGGCCTGGGTGAAGACAGGCGTGATTTTTTCCCAGCCGCATTTTCGCCGCGCGTGAAGGCGTTGAGCCGCGTGGGCAAGGTCAATGCAATCTTGACATCGCTGCTTGGCGCATTGCTCGATACGCCTGCGCCCTTGCGTCGATTGCTGATCGAACGTTTCTTTACGCGTGGTCAGGGCATGGCCTCAATGCTTGCGAGCGACGACGCGCTGAACGCGTTCATTCGCGCGAACGTATTCGGCGTATGGCACGCGAGCGGAACATGCCGGATGGGCGTGGCAGGCAATCGCCAGGCTGTCGTGGATACACAGGGCCGCGTGCACGGCGCGCGAGGCCTGCGCGTGGTCGATGCATCGCTCATGCCGCGCCTGCCTTCGGCCAACACGAATATCCCGACCATCATGATCGCGGAAAAAATCGCGGACACGATGCTGCGCGAACGGCCGCCCAGTGCTGCAGGCAGCAAAACTATCTATTTGCATGCAACGATTTCATAA
- a CDS encoding enoyl-CoA hydratase/isomerase family protein, whose protein sequence is MTELTHRGQTLLQDLDGFSIEVDEQRERADIILHRPPLNVISMHARDQLRAAFEALDEDDRVRVIVVRANGEHFSSGGDIKGFLEASPEHVSKLAWNIAAPARCSKPVIAANRGFCFGVGFELSLACDFRIATDTTFYALPEQKLGQIPGSGGSARLQQMVGVGRTKDIVMRSRRIPGKQAYEWGIAVECVADAQLEATTDALVDELRAFSPLAQRTAKKLLNDTEDAPLSIAIELEGHSYSRLRTSDDFREGVEAFHSKRKPVFRGS, encoded by the coding sequence ATGACCGAACTGACCCATCGCGGCCAGACGCTGTTGCAGGACCTGGACGGCTTCTCGATCGAAGTCGATGAACAACGCGAGCGCGCCGACATCATCCTGCATCGTCCGCCGTTGAACGTCATTTCCATGCACGCACGCGACCAGTTGCGCGCGGCCTTCGAAGCACTCGATGAAGACGACCGCGTGCGCGTGATCGTCGTGCGCGCGAACGGTGAGCATTTCTCGAGCGGCGGCGACATCAAGGGCTTTCTCGAAGCATCGCCGGAACATGTGTCGAAACTCGCGTGGAACATCGCGGCGCCGGCGCGCTGCTCCAAGCCTGTTATCGCGGCGAATCGCGGGTTTTGTTTTGGTGTGGGCTTCGAGTTGTCGCTCGCGTGCGACTTCCGTATCGCGACGGACACCACGTTCTACGCGCTGCCGGAACAGAAACTCGGGCAGATTCCCGGCTCGGGCGGCTCGGCTCGGTTGCAGCAGATGGTGGGCGTTGGCAGGACCAAGGACATCGTGATGCGCTCGCGCCGCATTCCAGGCAAGCAGGCATACGAGTGGGGCATCGCCGTGGAGTGCGTGGCCGACGCGCAACTCGAAGCCACGACCGATGCGCTGGTCGATGAGCTGCGCGCGTTTTCGCCGTTGGCACAGCGCACGGCAAAAAAGCTGCTCAACGATACGGAAGATGCGCCGCTCTCGATTGCCATCGAACTTGAAGGGCATTCCTACAGCCGGCTGCGTACGTCGGATGACTTCCGTGAAGGCGTTGAGGCGTTTCATAGCAAACGCAAGCCGGTGTTTCGCGGCAGCTGA
- a CDS encoding AMP-binding protein, which yields MLDLGRTFLQSVERSPNTLALVDGDKRLTYAQWHEVILRVAGGLREVGIERGDRLLVVLQNRWEMATLHWACQFEGIVMTPLNWRAKPEELDYCVTDSGAKAIVFEPVSADAVQGSAAAQEIPRIALDEARGTLSFDTLLNANAANTTAEASADDVSLILYTSGTTGKAKGVPRRHRHERAAALAHVAQNLYRYNERTLGVMPLYHTMGVRSLLAMALVDGLFVCVRRWNAAQALASISEFELTCLYLVPTLYHDLLAAPGFADATTRSVTKLGFAGAPMSDGLLKRLFAAFQPELFVNHYGSSEVYTVSIDQDAMRKPGSAGRAGINTRLRVVKLDASSPTDFAAVNEEGQIIADLLGDEAFEGYWNRPDANAKSLRDGWYFTGDTGFFDKDGDLFVSGRVDDMIISGGENISPVDIESVLSLHPAVDEVAVAGVKDERWGQRVVAFIKRRDYVNAEILDGWCRESDLVNFKRPRDYVFVDDIPKSPVGKILRRKLSAGEYEVDTSINPKETTKE from the coding sequence ATGCTTGATCTCGGCCGAACCTTCTTGCAGAGTGTGGAGCGCAGTCCGAACACGCTCGCACTTGTGGATGGCGACAAACGCCTGACCTATGCGCAATGGCACGAAGTCATTCTGCGTGTAGCCGGTGGCCTGCGCGAGGTGGGCATCGAGCGCGGCGACCGTTTGCTCGTCGTGCTGCAAAACCGATGGGAGATGGCGACGCTGCACTGGGCCTGCCAGTTCGAGGGCATCGTCATGACGCCGCTGAACTGGCGTGCAAAGCCGGAAGAACTGGATTATTGCGTGACGGATTCCGGCGCGAAAGCAATCGTATTCGAGCCTGTTTCCGCCGACGCCGTGCAGGGCAGCGCAGCAGCGCAGGAGATCCCGCGCATTGCACTGGACGAAGCGCGCGGCACGCTCTCCTTCGACACGCTCCTCAACGCAAACGCAGCGAACACTACGGCCGAAGCCTCCGCCGACGATGTCTCTCTGATCCTTTACACATCCGGCACGACCGGCAAGGCGAAGGGTGTGCCACGGCGCCATCGACACGAACGTGCCGCAGCGCTCGCACATGTTGCGCAAAACTTGTATCGATACAACGAACGCACGCTCGGCGTCATGCCGCTTTATCACACCATGGGCGTGCGTTCATTGCTCGCCATGGCACTGGTCGACGGCTTGTTCGTCTGCGTGCGCCGCTGGAATGCGGCGCAGGCGCTTGCATCGATCAGTGAATTCGAACTCACGTGCCTGTACCTCGTGCCGACGCTCTATCACGATCTCCTGGCAGCGCCAGGTTTTGCGGACGCTACGACGAGATCGGTCACGAAGCTGGGTTTTGCAGGCGCTCCCATGAGCGACGGCTTGCTCAAACGTCTCTTCGCCGCATTCCAACCCGAGCTCTTCGTGAACCACTATGGATCATCCGAGGTGTACACGGTCAGCATCGATCAGGATGCCATGCGCAAGCCGGGCAGTGCCGGGCGCGCAGGCATCAATACGCGATTGCGAGTGGTCAAGCTCGACGCCTCCTCGCCAACGGACTTCGCGGCGGTCAACGAGGAAGGCCAGATCATCGCGGACCTGCTGGGCGACGAAGCGTTCGAAGGCTACTGGAACCGTCCGGACGCGAACGCGAAGTCCCTGCGCGACGGCTGGTACTTCACCGGCGACACTGGCTTCTTCGACAAGGACGGCGACCTCTTCGTGAGCGGCCGCGTTGACGACATGATCATCAGCGGGGGTGAAAACATCTCGCCGGTCGACATCGAATCGGTCCTGTCATTACATCCCGCAGTGGACGAAGTGGCGGTGGCCGGCGTGAAGGACGAACGCTGGGGCCAACGCGTGGTGGCCTTCATCAAGCGCCGCGATTACGTGAACGCCGAGATCCTCGACGGCTGGTGCCGCGAGTCGGACCTCGTGAATTTCAAGCGGCCGCGCGACTATGTTTTCGTCGATGACATTCCGAAATCTCCCGTCGGAAAAATCCTGCGCCGCAAGCTCTCGGCCGGCGAATACGAAGTCGACACATCAATCAACCCGAAAGAAACAACGAAGGAGTAA
- a CDS encoding (2Fe-2S)-binding protein, which produces MSNTLSVRLDRGERRKITLTLNGRERSGYCESRDLLSDFVRHELGATGTHVGCEHGVCGACTVHVDGVAGRSCLMLAVQVEGRRVDTVEGLAADQTLGDLQQAFQRHHALQCGFCTAGILMSCADFLKRVPDPSETEVREMLSGHLCRCTGYTPIVAAVLDVAARRNAGRKEPEHA; this is translated from the coding sequence GTGAGCAACACGTTATCGGTCAGGCTGGATCGCGGCGAGCGTCGGAAGATCACGCTGACGTTAAACGGACGTGAACGCAGCGGATATTGCGAGTCGCGCGACTTGCTGTCGGACTTCGTGCGGCACGAACTGGGCGCAACCGGAACGCACGTGGGCTGCGAGCACGGCGTATGCGGCGCGTGCACGGTGCACGTGGACGGCGTCGCCGGGCGGTCGTGCCTGATGCTTGCGGTCCAGGTGGAAGGGCGCCGCGTGGATACCGTCGAAGGTCTTGCGGCGGATCAGACACTGGGGGACTTGCAGCAAGCGTTCCAACGCCATCATGCGTTGCAGTGCGGCTTCTGCACGGCAGGAATCCTGATGTCGTGCGCGGACTTTCTCAAACGCGTGCCCGACCCCAGCGAAACCGAAGTACGCGAAATGCTCTCTGGCCATCTGTGCCGATGTACTGGCTATACGCCGATAGTCGCCGCCGTGCTCGACGTGGCGGCGCGAAGAAATGCGGGCAGGAAGGAGCCGGAACATGCTTGA
- a CDS encoding FAD binding domain-containing protein gives MKPAPFDYLRAANTHDALDALAQSGEDARILAGGQSLMAVLNMRLAQPRVLIDISRTADLEAVRIEKNHLVVGAAATQGSVEWRASLRDEVPLLALAFPNISHFQIRNRGTVCGSIAHADPSAELPLVLSLLGGDVMLRSKKRKRTLKAEDFFQGMLMTAREPDELLEAVRFPLKKPGERYGFEEFSVRHGDFAMVGCATVVTDTAIRIAVGGVADRPVVEQWPRLQGDDLRGALNDLSWKLNAQDDAHVSATYRRHLVRQLGWRVIEEAK, from the coding sequence ATGAAACCCGCACCATTCGATTATCTGCGCGCCGCGAACACGCACGATGCGCTCGACGCCCTCGCGCAATCAGGCGAAGACGCGCGCATCCTCGCCGGCGGCCAGTCACTCATGGCGGTGCTCAACATGCGGCTTGCGCAACCGCGCGTGTTGATCGACATCTCGCGTACGGCCGATCTGGAAGCGGTGCGCATCGAGAAGAACCATCTGGTCGTGGGTGCGGCAGCAACGCAAGGCAGCGTGGAATGGCGCGCATCCTTGCGTGATGAAGTGCCGCTGCTCGCACTCGCTTTTCCGAACATCTCTCACTTTCAGATCCGCAACCGCGGCACGGTTTGCGGCTCGATCGCGCACGCCGATCCCAGTGCGGAGTTGCCGCTCGTGCTGTCTCTGCTGGGCGGCGATGTGATGCTGCGTTCGAAGAAGCGCAAACGCACGCTCAAGGCGGAAGACTTCTTCCAAGGCATGTTGATGACCGCACGCGAACCCGATGAGCTCCTCGAAGCCGTGCGCTTCCCGCTGAAGAAACCCGGCGAACGATACGGCTTCGAGGAATTCTCTGTACGGCACGGCGACTTTGCGATGGTCGGCTGCGCCACGGTCGTGACCGACACCGCCATCCGCATCGCGGTTGGCGGCGTTGCAGACAGACCCGTGGTCGAACAGTGGCCCCGTCTGCAAGGCGACGACTTGCGCGGCGCCCTGAACGACCTGAGCTGGAAGCTGAACGCGCAGGACGACGCGCACGTCAGCGCAACATACAGACGCCATCTTGTGCGGCAACTTGGATGGCGCGTCATTGAGGAGGCGAAGTGA